The Terriglobales bacterium DNA segment CCTCTCAGCCCCACCTGGTACCAGGCGAGCCAGGCCAGTGCGCAATACTTCAGTGCGTTCTGTGTTGTCACGCACGATCAACAAAGGTATGCCCAAGCTGGGTGCTTCTTCTTGAATTCCCCCGGAGTCAGAAACGATGAGCCAGCTATTCGACATCACGGAGATAAAGTCCTGGTAGTTGAGCGGTGCTACCAGGAAAACTCGGTTGCAGTCCCGTAATACCTCATCCGCTACAGTGCGCACTTCGGGGTTGGGATGGACGGGGAAGATTACGGCAATATCCTCATGAGCTTCGGCAAATCGGCGAAGAGACCGCAGGTTGTCGGCAATGCGCTCGCCAAAAGACTCACGGCGGTGGAGCGTGACTACCAGCCGTTTCTTGCCGGCGGTTGTATTCAGCAACTGCTCGGCATGTGCACTCAGCCCCCGTTTGAGAATTGTGTGGAGCGCATCCACCACCGGATTGCCGGTTACAACAATTGAATCCGCGGGCACTCCTTCGCCCAGAAGAGTCGCTTGATTTCCCTGCGTCGCTGCAAAATGCAACGTTGCGACCTGGCTGACCAATCGGCGATTCATTTCTTCCGGATAAGGGTTGTTAATGTCTCCCGAGCGCAGGCCTGCCTCCACATGACCCACGGGAATCCCCCGGTAAAAGCCGGCTAGCGCGCCACCCAGCGTAGTGCTGGTGTCACCTTGCACCAGGATCATGTCCGGTTGGTGTTGCTCCAGGAGCGCATCCACCAGCATCAGGACGCGCGCGCAAACCTGAGAAGGGGTCTGCGCCGACTGCATGATTCGCAGATCATCATCCACTCGGATGCCAAACATCTCGACGAACGGATACAACAAGTCCGAATGCTGCCCTGATGCAACATTTATCACCTGGAACGAGTCGGGCCATTTCTGCAATTCATGAATGACCGGGGCCAGCTTGATGACCTCCGGCCGCGTACCAAAAAGCACCAGAATTTTCTTCTTCACTGCGCGGTTTGGTGTTGCGGCGCCCGGAAATATGCGGCGCCCAGCTTGTGTAAGGTTTTGAACAGCTGTCATGGCGAATGAAAGGACTACGTTATGGACTTCTCAGACCGAGGCGGCACACTCGGGAACCAGCGGAGTTGAGCTCTCAGATTGCAGGGACCGAGTTCGTCTGGTTTCAACCTGTTGCCCTGTACTAATGGCTTCGACAATCGCAAACGTGGCGTCGGTGACTTCGAGCAATTCTGTAAACCCAATCGGCGACTCCGTTCCGTCACGCATGGCCGCGATCGTGAGGTCGAGCTCCTGATCATGACCTTTGTCGCGCTTTGCTTTCCGAACGGATGTCTTGCCATTGCGGGCCAATTCCAAGGTTTCAAAATCGTTCAGCCGAGCGATGCGGCCTTCGCAGAACACTTCGAAGTGCTCCTTGGCAACCGAACTGTCGCCGTTGGCCAGATAAAGAAGATTAGCGATCGACCCATCCGCAAAGGTGAGCGTGGCTGCAACATTATCGCGGTTATAGCGGTGGCTGTCCGGTATTGCCTGGGCGCTGACCTTTTCGATAGGAGAACCGATTACGGAACGGGCCCAGTCCACGAAGTGGCACA contains these protein-coding regions:
- the wecB gene encoding UDP-N-acetylglucosamine 2-epimerase (non-hydrolyzing); the encoded protein is MKKKILVLFGTRPEVIKLAPVIHELQKWPDSFQVINVASGQHSDLLYPFVEMFGIRVDDDLRIMQSAQTPSQVCARVLMLVDALLEQHQPDMILVQGDTSTTLGGALAGFYRGIPVGHVEAGLRSGDINNPYPEEMNRRLVSQVATLHFAATQGNQATLLGEGVPADSIVVTGNPVVDALHTILKRGLSAHAEQLLNTTAGKKRLVVTLHRRESFGERIADNLRSLRRFAEAHEDIAVIFPVHPNPEVRTVADEVLRDCNRVFLVAPLNYQDFISVMSNSWLIVSDSGGIQEEAPSLGIPLLIVRDNTERTEVLRTGLARLVPGGAERLSAALEETYRNGANGNRGRQVENPFGNGDSGVRIVRAIAKSLGVALKNTVAAGKSE